The following proteins come from a genomic window of Ictalurus furcatus strain D&B chromosome 26, Billie_1.0, whole genome shotgun sequence:
- the LOC128602189 gene encoding B-cell receptor CD22-like isoform X1, whose amino-acid sequence MVRRQKRFPSYTQEKQFEKLLASEEITDVSLRMSPIITFQLLLFSQLMILGALGNEWSVTYSKLNLCALKGSTVFMNVTYTHPTHLTVKNRFWLINAVQGKEPTDLRNDSGYSGRVAYSGDEQKHFSLRLSDVKKSDKQKYWFRITTNEEKERYQGEPGVTLTVTDLQVIAPAEVTEGQSAVLTCKTTCSLTDPTFIWYKNRRDLTTNTPKSNELHLQPVSSKDAGSYSCAVRGYEHLPSPDQTLRVRYPPKNVSVSISSSGEIVEGSSVTLTCSSDANPPVKNYTWFKGTTSVGKEKTYTISKISSEDSGQYKCKCSNEVGHQYSISVTLNVVDWPSKVLNAVIPVIVCLSGLSLVLIIVLLRRKKMYCWSEQRTVKHDSVAAQSEASDAPQSGSHSANQDEVHYASIAQPRNTGRTAMRASEQVLYASVQQRCDKVVENRQEDDVQYTSVHLSSSHRPYDETTESNSVIYGNIK is encoded by the exons ATGGTTAGACGTCAGAAACGTTTTCCCTCGTACACTCAGGAGAAGCAGTTTGAGAAATTATTGGCATCTGAAGAAATAACTGAT gttTCTTTGAGGATGTCGCCCATCATCACGTTTCAGCTGCTGCTCTTCTCTCAACTCATGATTCTCG GAGCTCTTGGGAATGAATGGAGTGTGACATACAGCAAACTAAATCTCTGTGCTTTAAAAGGATCTACAGTGTTTATGAACGTCACGTACACACACCCAACACATCTTACAGTGAAGAACAGGTTTTGGTTAATAAATGCAGTTCAGGGTAAAGAACCGACTGATCTGCGTAATGATTCAGGTTACTCAGGCAGAGTGGCGTATTCAGGAGATGAACAGAAACACTTCTCCCTCAGACTGAGTGACGTGAAGAAATCAGATAAACAGAAGTACTGGTTCAGAATCacaacaaatgaagaaaaagaaagataccAGGGTGAACCTGGAGTTACACTCACTGTTACAG ATCTTCAGGTGATCGCTCCTGCAGAAGTGACAGAGGGACAATCAGCCGTTCTGACCTGTAAAACCACCTGCAGTCTGACTGATCCAACATTCATCTGGTACAAAAACAGACGTGATTTAACCACAAACACCCCCAAGAGCAATGAACTCCACCTGCAGCCGGTCAGCAGTAAGGATGCAGGCAGTTATAGCTGTGCTGTAAGAGGATATGAACATCTCCCCTCTCCTGATCAAACCCTCAGAGTCAGAT ATCCTCCAAAGAACGTCTCAGTGTCCATCAGCTCCTCTGGTGAAATAGTGGAGGGCAGTTCAGTGactctgacctgcagcagtgATGCTAACCCACCTGTGAAGAACTACACCTGGTTTAAGGGGACGACATCAGTAGGAAAAGAAAAGACCTACACCATCTCCAAGATCAGCTCTGAGGACAGTGGACAGTACAAGTGCAAGTGCAGTAATGAAGTCGGACATCAGTACTCCATCAGTGTAACTCTGAATGTAGTTG ATTGGCCGAGTAAAGTGCTGAACGCAGTGATTCCAGTCATCGTGTGTCTATCAGGTTTATCACTTGTTCTCATCATTGTGCTTTTGAG GAGAAAAAAGATGTACTGCTGGTCAGAACAGCGCACTGTTAAACAC GATAGTGTCGCTGCTCAATCTGAAGCCAGTGACGCACCTCAGTCTGGCTCACACTCAGCCAATCAGGATGAAGTTCACTACGCAAGCATCGCACAACCGAGGAACACTGGGAGAACTGCAATGAGAGCTTCTGAGCAGGTTCTTTATGCTAGTGTCCAGCAGCGATGTGATAAAGTGGTGGAGAATCGTCAGGAGGATGATGTTCAGTACACTTCTGTACACTTATCCTCTTCACACAG GCCTTACGATGAAACAACAGAGAGTAATTCAGTCATCTACGGCAATATTAAATGA
- the LOC128602189 gene encoding B-cell receptor CD22-like isoform X2 has product MSPIITFQLLLFSQLMILGALGNEWSVTYSKLNLCALKGSTVFMNVTYTHPTHLTVKNRFWLINAVQGKEPTDLRNDSGYSGRVAYSGDEQKHFSLRLSDVKKSDKQKYWFRITTNEEKERYQGEPGVTLTVTDLQVIAPAEVTEGQSAVLTCKTTCSLTDPTFIWYKNRRDLTTNTPKSNELHLQPVSSKDAGSYSCAVRGYEHLPSPDQTLRVRYPPKNVSVSISSSGEIVEGSSVTLTCSSDANPPVKNYTWFKGTTSVGKEKTYTISKISSEDSGQYKCKCSNEVGHQYSISVTLNVVDWPSKVLNAVIPVIVCLSGLSLVLIIVLLRRKKMYCWSEQRTVKHDSVAAQSEASDAPQSGSHSANQDEVHYASIAQPRNTGRTAMRASEQVLYASVQQRCDKVVENRQEDDVQYTSVHLSSSHRPYDETTESNSVIYGNIK; this is encoded by the exons ATGTCGCCCATCATCACGTTTCAGCTGCTGCTCTTCTCTCAACTCATGATTCTCG GAGCTCTTGGGAATGAATGGAGTGTGACATACAGCAAACTAAATCTCTGTGCTTTAAAAGGATCTACAGTGTTTATGAACGTCACGTACACACACCCAACACATCTTACAGTGAAGAACAGGTTTTGGTTAATAAATGCAGTTCAGGGTAAAGAACCGACTGATCTGCGTAATGATTCAGGTTACTCAGGCAGAGTGGCGTATTCAGGAGATGAACAGAAACACTTCTCCCTCAGACTGAGTGACGTGAAGAAATCAGATAAACAGAAGTACTGGTTCAGAATCacaacaaatgaagaaaaagaaagataccAGGGTGAACCTGGAGTTACACTCACTGTTACAG ATCTTCAGGTGATCGCTCCTGCAGAAGTGACAGAGGGACAATCAGCCGTTCTGACCTGTAAAACCACCTGCAGTCTGACTGATCCAACATTCATCTGGTACAAAAACAGACGTGATTTAACCACAAACACCCCCAAGAGCAATGAACTCCACCTGCAGCCGGTCAGCAGTAAGGATGCAGGCAGTTATAGCTGTGCTGTAAGAGGATATGAACATCTCCCCTCTCCTGATCAAACCCTCAGAGTCAGAT ATCCTCCAAAGAACGTCTCAGTGTCCATCAGCTCCTCTGGTGAAATAGTGGAGGGCAGTTCAGTGactctgacctgcagcagtgATGCTAACCCACCTGTGAAGAACTACACCTGGTTTAAGGGGACGACATCAGTAGGAAAAGAAAAGACCTACACCATCTCCAAGATCAGCTCTGAGGACAGTGGACAGTACAAGTGCAAGTGCAGTAATGAAGTCGGACATCAGTACTCCATCAGTGTAACTCTGAATGTAGTTG ATTGGCCGAGTAAAGTGCTGAACGCAGTGATTCCAGTCATCGTGTGTCTATCAGGTTTATCACTTGTTCTCATCATTGTGCTTTTGAG GAGAAAAAAGATGTACTGCTGGTCAGAACAGCGCACTGTTAAACAC GATAGTGTCGCTGCTCAATCTGAAGCCAGTGACGCACCTCAGTCTGGCTCACACTCAGCCAATCAGGATGAAGTTCACTACGCAAGCATCGCACAACCGAGGAACACTGGGAGAACTGCAATGAGAGCTTCTGAGCAGGTTCTTTATGCTAGTGTCCAGCAGCGATGTGATAAAGTGGTGGAGAATCGTCAGGAGGATGATGTTCAGTACACTTCTGTACACTTATCCTCTTCACACAG GCCTTACGATGAAACAACAGAGAGTAATTCAGTCATCTACGGCAATATTAAATGA